One segment of Rickettsiella grylli DNA contains the following:
- the lpdA gene encoding dihydrolipoyl dehydrogenase — translation MAELEIKKTELLVLGSGPGGYSAAFRAADLDKKVILVERESTLGGVCLNIGCIPSKALLHAAKVIDDAKAMAKWGLDFGKPTIDLKKLRDFKSNVVKKLTQGLSLLAKQRNVEWIKGEGKFIGKNKLIVGKQKIVFDAAIIAAGSQPIRLPFLPDDPRIMDSTGALELKEIPDKLLILGGGIIGMEMATVYRALGSEITVVETGDMIINGPDKEIVTPLYKRLQKEYTFLLKTKVTQVDAKKDGLWVTFEGEGISKPQRFDQILSAVGRKPNGKNIGAEALGLSITEQGFIPVDKQLRTNIPHIYAIGDIVGHPMLAHKASAEGRVAAEVIAGKKHFFEPQCIPAVAYTDPEIAWVGLTVNAAKEKNVAYEKAVFPWLASGRSLGQGRDEGLTQLLFDPKTHRILGGGIVGPNAGELIAEITLAIEMGCTAEDIALTIHPHPTLSETVMLASEIFEGTITDLYMPKKK, via the coding sequence ATGGCTGAATTAGAAATTAAAAAAACCGAACTTCTCGTACTCGGTAGTGGCCCCGGGGGATATAGTGCTGCGTTTCGTGCCGCAGACTTAGATAAAAAAGTTATTCTTGTTGAAAGAGAATCGACACTCGGTGGCGTTTGTTTAAATATTGGATGTATTCCTTCTAAAGCGTTATTACATGCCGCTAAAGTCATTGACGATGCAAAAGCGATGGCAAAGTGGGGTCTGGATTTTGGAAAACCAACGATTGATCTTAAAAAATTACGTGATTTTAAATCAAACGTGGTAAAAAAATTAACACAGGGTTTGTCATTGCTTGCCAAGCAACGAAACGTTGAATGGATCAAAGGCGAAGGAAAATTTATCGGAAAAAACAAATTGATCGTTGGGAAACAAAAAATTGTTTTTGATGCGGCTATTATTGCCGCAGGTTCACAACCGATACGATTGCCTTTTTTACCCGACGATCCGCGTATTATGGACTCAACAGGTGCACTTGAGTTGAAAGAAATTCCAGATAAACTCCTCATTTTAGGGGGAGGGATTATCGGTATGGAAATGGCAACCGTTTATCGTGCGTTGGGTAGCGAGATTACTGTGGTAGAAACGGGCGATATGATTATCAATGGTCCCGATAAAGAAATTGTGACGCCTTTATATAAGCGTTTGCAAAAAGAATATACCTTTTTGTTAAAAACGAAAGTGACTCAAGTGGATGCAAAAAAAGATGGGCTTTGGGTTACATTTGAAGGTGAGGGTATTTCAAAACCGCAACGGTTTGATCAAATCTTATCAGCTGTGGGTCGTAAACCCAACGGTAAAAACATCGGTGCTGAAGCTTTAGGGCTCTCTATTACTGAGCAAGGCTTTATTCCAGTGGATAAGCAATTGAGAACAAATATTCCACATATTTATGCGATAGGCGATATTGTTGGTCATCCTATGTTAGCCCATAAAGCATCGGCAGAAGGGCGGGTTGCTGCTGAAGTAATTGCGGGAAAAAAACATTTTTTTGAACCGCAATGTATTCCTGCAGTCGCGTATACGGATCCTGAAATTGCGTGGGTGGGTTTAACAGTAAATGCAGCGAAAGAAAAAAATGTGGCTTACGAAAAAGCTGTTTTTCCGTGGTTAGCGAGTGGTCGTTCTTTAGGGCAAGGACGTGATGAAGGATTGACTCAGTTGTTATTTGATCCGAAAACGCACCGTATTCTAGGAGGAGGAATTGTGGGGCCTAATGCCGGTGAATTGATTGCTGAGATTACATTGGCGATCGAAATGGGTTGTACAGCTGAAGACATCGCATTAACCATTCATCCGCATCCCACACTGTCTGAAACAGTCATGTTAGCCAGTGAAATTTTTGAGGGGACGATTACTGATCTCTATATGCCCAAGAAAAAATAA
- a CDS encoding 2-oxo acid dehydrogenase subunit E2 translates to MRKFSRRKRLSSLKEIHVPDLGNISTAAIIDIPVKEGQRIAVEEALITLESDKASVDIPSPFAGTLKELKVNVGDNVSQGDLIAILETEESSDAEEPKIKSIPTGNEEKKSLSETGVEKASILLNKNEEISETVNVSDEEMEDDDPGTIHAGPGVRRLARELGIDLNNIQGTGPKGRILKEDLQKFVKTKLQFASNDKMGLPPVPEIDFNQFGETEKQPLSRIKKLSAQYLHRNWLQVPHVTQFNDADITELEVFRKAQAGFAAKQQIKLTPLVFIMKAVVTSLKAFPSFNASLSANDQELTLKKYYHIGIAVDTSEGLVVPVIRDVDKKSLLTLAEELGHVSQKARAKQLSSGDLQGHSFTISSLGGIGGTAFTPIVNVPDVAILGVSRAQFKPCYREGEFIPRFMLPLSLSYDHRVIDGAEGARFIMHLTECLSDIRRWLL, encoded by the coding sequence ATGCGAAAATTCTCGAGGAGAAAACGTTTGTCTAGTTTAAAAGAAATCCATGTTCCTGATTTAGGTAACATAAGCACTGCAGCAATCATTGATATCCCCGTGAAAGAAGGTCAACGGATTGCAGTCGAGGAGGCATTAATTACATTAGAAAGTGATAAGGCGTCTGTGGATATTCCTTCGCCTTTTGCGGGAACATTAAAAGAATTAAAAGTGAACGTCGGTGATAACGTTTCTCAAGGGGATTTGATTGCGATTTTAGAAACGGAAGAATCGAGTGATGCAGAAGAACCAAAGATCAAGTCTATACCAACTGGGAATGAAGAAAAAAAATCGCTCTCTGAGACAGGGGTTGAAAAAGCATCGATTCTTTTGAATAAAAATGAAGAAATATCAGAAACCGTCAACGTGTCAGACGAAGAAATGGAAGATGATGATCCAGGAACGATTCATGCCGGTCCCGGTGTTCGACGTTTAGCGCGCGAGCTGGGTATCGATTTGAATAACATTCAGGGTACGGGTCCAAAAGGTCGTATTCTTAAGGAAGATTTACAAAAATTTGTTAAAACAAAACTTCAATTCGCCTCGAATGACAAGATGGGCTTACCTCCAGTACCGGAAATTGATTTTAATCAATTCGGTGAAACAGAAAAACAACCTTTATCACGGATTAAAAAATTAAGTGCACAGTATTTACACCGAAATTGGTTACAGGTCCCTCATGTCACGCAGTTTAATGACGCCGACATTACTGAACTTGAAGTTTTTCGTAAAGCACAAGCCGGGTTTGCCGCTAAACAACAGATTAAACTGACACCGCTTGTGTTTATTATGAAAGCGGTAGTGACGAGTTTAAAAGCGTTTCCATCATTTAACGCTTCTTTATCCGCTAATGATCAGGAACTGACGCTTAAAAAATATTATCATATCGGTATTGCAGTCGATACATCGGAAGGTTTAGTCGTACCGGTCATACGGGATGTGGATAAAAAAAGTCTTTTAACGTTAGCGGAAGAATTAGGCCACGTGAGCCAAAAAGCGCGCGCAAAACAACTGTCGAGTGGAGATTTGCAAGGTCATTCGTTTACCATTTCCAGTTTAGGAGGCATTGGAGGTACAGCGTTTACACCCATCGTTAATGTCCCGGATGTTGCTATTTTAGGTGTTTCAAGAGCACAATTTAAACCCTGCTATCGGGAAGGTGAGTTTATCCCGCGGTTCATGTTACCGTTGTCGTTATCGTATGACCATCGTGTCATTGATGGTGCAGAAGGCGCACGGTTTATTATGCATTTAACAGAATGTCTCTCCGATATACGCCGTTGGTTGTTATAA
- a CDS encoding Rpn family recombination-promoting nuclease/putative transposase, which yields MQKHISSMTLLVDLNVLPDEEIYRHKTLAFLEIVQKHIFTRDLEDIADHIIKLIKRVKPDHDLFNQLIYYMLVKGETANVNQVIEKLKTIEDYEEDIMNAAQQLKTARSARRSTARSVRRSTVKAINIAKKNVN from the coding sequence TTGCAAAAGCACATTTCTTCGATGACCCTGCTTGTCGATCTCAATGTACTGCCGGATGAGGAGATCTATCGACACAAAACGCTTGCTTTCTTAGAAATTGTTCAAAAACATATTTTTACCCGAGATCTAGAGGATATCGCCGATCATATTATAAAGCTAATTAAACGGGTGAAGCCTGATCATGATTTGTTCAATCAATTGATATATTATATGTTAGTCAAAGGTGAGACTGCCAATGTGAACCAGGTGATTGAGAAGCTTAAAACCATCGAAGACTATGAGGAAGATATTATGAATGCAGCACAACAATTAAAAACAGCAAGGTCGGCAAGAAGATCTACAGCAAGGTCGGTACGAAGGAGTACCGTAAAAGCGATTAATATTGCTAAAAAAAATGTTAACTAA
- a CDS encoding Rpn family recombination-promoting nuclease/putative transposase, which translates to MYLNLEHQSTAEELMPFRMHRYKVAIMQQHLNLGYKKLPVVISMLFYHGKGQYPLLKAHRLR; encoded by the coding sequence ATTTATCTCAATCTCGAACATCAAAGCACCGCAGAGGAACTGATGCCTTTTCGCATGCACCGCTATAAAGTGGCCATTATGCAGCAGCATCTAAACCTTGGATACAAAAAATTACCGGTTGTTATTTCGATGCTGTTCTACCATGGGAAAGGTCAGTACCCTTTGCTTAAAGCTCATCGATTGCGTTGA
- the aceE gene encoding pyruvate dehydrogenase (acetyl-transferring), homodimeric type: MTQQTPYRDKDPIETQEWIAALLSVLKCEGADRAQFLIQQLVNKARQRGCELTIGMNTPYVNTIPPEREPVFPGNEKLERRIAALIRWNAVMMVLQAGKVSSELGGHIATYASAATLYEVGFNHFFHAENAHHGGDLVYIQGHSSPGIYARAFLEGRLSKKQLTYFRQEIGGQGLSSYPHPWLMPEFWQFPTVSMGLGPMQAIYQARFLKYLQNRGLLDTQNRKVWMFCGDGEMDEPESLGALCIAAREKLDNLIFVINCNLQRLDGPVRGNGKIVQELEGVFRGSGWNVIKVLWGSAWDPLFKKDKQGLLSQLMMETLDGEYQNYRAKDGAYIREHFFAKYPELKTLVAEMSDEELWLLKRGGHDIKKVYAAYKSAVQHKDQPTVILAKTIKGYGMGTAGEGQNITHQQKKMTYDQLRAFRDRFQLSLSDRDIENLSFYCPDEKSPEISYLKEQRKKLGGYLPARRTQAEESLNIPPLNDFKKILDGSNGREISTTMVFVELLRHLLKEKTLGPRIVPIVPDESRTFGMEGLFRQIGIYSPVGQLYDPVDAGQLMYYREDKKGQLLEEGINEGGAFCSWMAAATSYSTNNLMMVPFYIYYSMFGYQRVGDFVWAAGDMQARGFILGATAGRTTLVGEGLQHQDGHNLLFFSVVPNCVAYDPCFGYELAVIIQDGLHRMMNNQENVFYYLTVMNENYVHPPFNEKHKKGIIKGMYLLSETKPSKRHVQLLGSGTLLNEVIAAKELLKTDFDVTADVWSVTSFSELRKEALHAERYNMLHPNEPEKKSYVAHCLQDRIGPVIAASDYIRLNADQIREFIKAPYRVLGTDGYGRSDTREQLRQFFEVNRYYIVIACLYSLLTENLVTKIEIEHAFKKYHIDSTKPNPFTV, encoded by the coding sequence ATGACACAGCAAACGCCTTATAGAGATAAGGATCCCATTGAGACCCAAGAATGGATAGCTGCGCTTTTATCGGTTTTAAAGTGTGAAGGTGCGGATAGAGCGCAATTTCTTATCCAACAATTGGTTAATAAGGCCCGTCAGCGGGGTTGCGAATTGACCATTGGAATGAACACTCCTTATGTCAATACGATTCCCCCTGAACGGGAACCTGTTTTTCCTGGAAATGAAAAATTAGAACGACGGATTGCCGCGTTAATTCGGTGGAACGCAGTCATGATGGTGTTACAAGCCGGTAAAGTTTCTTCTGAGTTAGGAGGGCACATCGCCACCTATGCATCAGCGGCGACGTTGTATGAAGTGGGTTTTAACCATTTTTTTCATGCGGAGAATGCCCATCATGGCGGTGATTTAGTCTATATTCAAGGGCATTCTTCGCCCGGTATTTATGCACGTGCCTTTTTAGAAGGACGTCTTTCTAAAAAACAATTAACCTATTTTCGACAAGAAATAGGAGGGCAAGGATTATCTTCTTATCCACATCCCTGGCTTATGCCTGAATTTTGGCAATTTCCTACCGTTTCGATGGGCTTGGGTCCGATGCAAGCGATTTATCAAGCGCGTTTTTTGAAGTATCTGCAAAATCGTGGCCTGTTAGATACACAAAATAGAAAAGTGTGGATGTTTTGCGGTGATGGTGAAATGGATGAACCTGAATCACTCGGTGCGCTTTGTATTGCTGCGCGGGAGAAATTGGATAATCTTATTTTTGTGATTAATTGTAATTTGCAACGATTAGATGGGCCTGTACGCGGTAACGGCAAAATAGTTCAAGAGTTAGAAGGTGTATTTCGGGGTTCGGGGTGGAATGTGATTAAAGTGCTTTGGGGGAGCGCTTGGGATCCGTTATTCAAAAAAGATAAACAGGGTTTACTCTCTCAATTAATGATGGAAACCTTAGATGGCGAATATCAAAACTATCGTGCTAAAGATGGTGCTTACATCCGCGAACATTTTTTTGCAAAATATCCTGAATTAAAAACGCTGGTTGCTGAGATGAGTGATGAGGAACTTTGGCTTTTAAAGCGAGGTGGACACGATATTAAAAAAGTCTATGCAGCGTATAAATCGGCGGTTCAGCATAAAGATCAACCGACCGTTATCTTGGCGAAGACCATTAAAGGCTATGGTATGGGTACGGCGGGTGAAGGTCAAAATATTACGCATCAACAAAAGAAGATGACGTATGATCAATTACGTGCATTTCGTGATCGTTTTCAGCTCTCGTTGAGTGATAGGGATATTGAAAATTTAAGTTTTTACTGTCCCGATGAAAAAAGTCCAGAAATCAGCTATTTAAAAGAGCAGCGTAAAAAATTGGGTGGTTATTTACCCGCGCGGCGTACACAGGCTGAAGAATCGTTAAATATTCCACCATTAAATGATTTCAAGAAAATTTTGGACGGATCGAATGGACGAGAAATTTCAACAACGATGGTCTTTGTTGAACTATTACGTCATCTCTTAAAAGAAAAAACCTTAGGACCTCGAATCGTACCCATTGTGCCAGATGAATCACGAACCTTTGGTATGGAAGGTTTATTTCGACAGATTGGCATTTATTCTCCTGTAGGCCAGCTTTATGATCCGGTTGATGCAGGTCAATTAATGTATTATCGAGAAGATAAAAAAGGACAATTACTGGAAGAAGGGATAAATGAAGGCGGTGCGTTTTGTTCGTGGATGGCCGCTGCGACGTCCTATAGTACGAATAACTTAATGATGGTGCCTTTTTATATTTATTATTCCATGTTTGGTTATCAGCGTGTCGGTGATTTTGTCTGGGCCGCGGGCGATATGCAAGCACGGGGATTTATTTTAGGGGCGACGGCGGGAAGAACGACGCTAGTCGGTGAGGGATTGCAACATCAAGATGGCCATAATTTGTTGTTTTTTTCGGTTGTTCCCAATTGTGTGGCCTATGATCCTTGTTTTGGCTATGAATTAGCGGTCATCATCCAAGATGGTTTGCATCGTATGATGAACAACCAAGAAAATGTATTTTATTATTTGACAGTAATGAATGAAAATTATGTGCATCCACCCTTTAACGAGAAGCATAAAAAAGGAATCATCAAAGGAATGTATTTATTGTCAGAAACGAAACCCAGCAAGCGACATGTCCAATTATTAGGTTCGGGTACTCTTTTAAATGAAGTGATTGCCGCCAAAGAATTATTAAAAACTGATTTTGATGTAACGGCAGATGTGTGGAGTGTGACGAGTTTTTCTGAATTGCGTAAAGAAGCATTACATGCAGAACGTTATAATATGTTACACCCGAATGAACCCGAAAAGAAAAGTTATGTTGCACACTGTTTACAGGACCGAATAGGACCTGTGATTGCAGCAAGCGATTATATACGCTTAAATGCTGATCAAATTCGTGAATTTATTAAAGCGCCCTATCGTGTGTTAGGAACAGACGGTTATGGGCGAAGTGATACGCGTGAACAATTACGTCAATTTTTTGAAGTCAATCGTTACTATATTGTTATTGCGTGTTTATACAGTTTATTGACAGAAAATTTAGTGACTAAAATCGAAATTGAACACGCCTTTAAGAAATATCATATTGATTCTACAAAGCCCAATCCTTTTACGGTTTAA
- a CDS encoding cation:proton antiporter yields the protein MDHSFVFSIFVIFTGAAVLATIALYTHQSLLVAYILLGLILGPSCLKLVPNLSLARGIGDVGIIFLLFLVGLDLTPQEFYRSLRKTAIVTLVFSALFTTIGFAVGYLFSFTLLESLLIGASLIFSSTIIGLKLLPTLALHHKPIGETMISVLLLQDLLAIGMLLFVHGANMTGSKIADLGLTLITFPSLLAFAFVVQRYFISKLFIRFDRVQEYLFLVALGWCLGLAELSRALGLSAEIGAFLAGVSIAEGPIAVFIADNLKPLRDFCLIMFFFAIGASFDLRYLPEVFIPALLLAGLVLLIKPWLFQVLLQMSGEKKYIAREVGVRLGQASEFSLLIAYLAAETTPALIGGKANYLIQAVTILTFVGSSYWVVLRYPTPLALNEKMRVD from the coding sequence ATGGATCATAGTTTTGTTTTTTCTATTTTTGTTATTTTTACGGGCGCGGCGGTTTTAGCAACCATCGCACTTTATACGCATCAGTCATTATTAGTAGCCTATATTTTATTAGGTTTAATATTAGGTCCCAGTTGTTTGAAATTAGTGCCGAACTTAAGTTTGGCACGGGGTATCGGTGATGTAGGCATCATCTTTTTGTTATTTTTAGTCGGTCTCGATTTAACCCCTCAAGAATTTTATCGAAGTTTACGTAAAACAGCGATCGTGACGTTAGTATTTAGTGCGTTATTTACAACCATTGGATTTGCTGTCGGCTACTTATTTAGTTTTACGCTCTTAGAAAGTCTGTTAATCGGTGCAAGTTTAATTTTTTCAAGTACGATTATCGGTCTCAAACTATTACCTACATTAGCGTTACATCATAAACCTATTGGTGAAACAATGATTAGTGTGTTATTACTACAGGATTTGTTGGCCATTGGTATGCTCTTGTTTGTGCATGGTGCAAACATGACCGGTTCGAAAATAGCCGATTTGGGCTTAACGTTAATTACGTTCCCTTCATTGCTCGCATTTGCTTTTGTCGTGCAACGTTATTTTATCAGCAAATTGTTTATTCGTTTTGATAGGGTGCAAGAATATCTTTTTTTAGTGGCACTGGGGTGGTGTTTAGGATTAGCTGAATTGTCGCGTGCCTTAGGTCTATCTGCAGAAATAGGCGCTTTTTTGGCCGGCGTGTCGATAGCCGAAGGACCAATTGCCGTTTTCATTGCGGATAATTTAAAACCATTACGTGATTTTTGTTTAATTATGTTTTTCTTTGCCATTGGTGCGAGCTTTGATTTACGTTATTTACCCGAGGTGTTTATACCGGCGCTCTTATTAGCCGGATTGGTGTTGTTAATTAAACCGTGGTTGTTCCAAGTTTTATTACAAATGTCAGGTGAAAAGAAGTATATCGCGCGTGAAGTGGGTGTTCGTTTAGGACAAGCGAGTGAGTTTTCTTTATTGATCGCTTATTTAGCAGCTGAAACAACACCTGCTTTAATTGGTGGAAAAGCGAACTATTTAATCCAAGCGGTCACTATTTTAACCTTCGTGGGCTCATCTTATTGGGTTGTTTTACGTTATCCTACACCGTTAGCCTTGAATGAGAAGATGCGAGTAGACTAA
- the putA gene encoding bifunctional proline dehydrogenase/L-glutamate gamma-semialdehyde dehydrogenase PutA, whose translation MSIPLISVKKNPFRHAIENAYYADETTCVKQLMQEAFLPAQTLEKIEQCATQLIEKIRAERLSKGGLDAFLYEYDLSSEEGIALMCLAEALLRIPDAKTVDALLEDKITHADWASHLGQSPSLFVNASTWGLVLTGKLFQSEKSEGLGQVLGRFIRRTSAPVIRKAIKQAMQQLGRQFVMGETIDEALKRAKTYEAKGYCFSYDMLGEAARTEKDAERYFKAYQTAIAVIGKNAPTQSLYQAPGISVKLSALHPRYEFAKKEEVVPFLTKRLKQLTLAAKDNNMTLTVDAEEADRLDMSLDIIEAVFCDQDLAHWEGLGLAVQAYQKRAPYVIDWLIDLAKKQHKRWMVRLIKGAYWDTEIKNAQIKGVLTYPVFTRKAATDVCFVACAKKLLAHTAEVYPQFATHNAYTFATLLELAGKNRDFEMQCLHGMGYTLYDSIVGSQQFNIPCRVYAPVGEHEDLLAYLVRRLLENGANTSFVNRIVDESIPIETMLEDPVRKLASLNEIPHPKIPLPPAIYAPDRKNSRGIDFSDSETWEPLAHQIEIAFKKSYRAGPILKGGLVEGEKRQAVRNPSNPEEIVGHVSLASEKQLDQALSNAYAMNFTWTNTPLETRAASLERAADRFEQRFGEFMALVIKEGGKTLPDAVAEVREAIDFCRYYALRARKDLIPQHLPGPTGEENWLRFPGRGVIACISPWNFPLAIFIGQVTAALVAGNTVIAKPASQTPCVATEAVKLLHEVGIPVDALQLLPARGSVIGPKITDDPRIKGIIFTGSTETAREINQRLAHREGGILPFIAETGGQNAMIVDTSALKEQVVVDVLISAFGSAGQRCSALRVLYLQEEMAESFIEMLIGAMATLKVGDPSLLFTDVGPVIDSAAKKTLQEHFDRMCKEAKLLYQCTIPRELDQTHFFAPCLFELKRLDSLTREVFGPILHVIRYSMNDREKVINEINNTGYGLTLGIQSRIQHTVESISRSVHAGNQYVNRSMVGAVVGVQPFGGEGLSGTGPKAGGPHYLPRLCLERSLSINTTAAGGNASLLCLED comes from the coding sequence ATGTCGATTCCCTTAATATCAGTTAAGAAAAATCCATTTAGACACGCGATTGAAAACGCTTATTATGCGGATGAAACAACGTGTGTTAAACAATTAATGCAAGAGGCCTTTTTACCCGCTCAAACGCTAGAAAAAATTGAACAATGTGCCACTCAACTCATTGAAAAAATTCGTGCTGAGCGCTTATCAAAAGGGGGATTAGACGCCTTTTTATATGAATATGATCTATCGAGTGAAGAAGGAATTGCATTGATGTGTCTTGCGGAAGCGTTGCTTCGCATCCCTGATGCGAAAACGGTCGATGCCTTATTAGAAGATAAAATTACGCATGCAGATTGGGCTTCACATTTAGGTCAAAGTCCGTCTTTGTTTGTTAATGCGAGCACATGGGGGCTTGTTTTAACGGGGAAATTATTTCAGTCTGAAAAATCAGAAGGTTTGGGCCAGGTATTAGGCCGCTTTATTCGTCGAACGAGTGCACCCGTTATTCGGAAAGCGATTAAACAAGCGATGCAACAGTTGGGTCGGCAGTTTGTCATGGGCGAAACGATTGACGAGGCCTTGAAACGTGCTAAAACCTATGAGGCCAAGGGCTATTGCTTTTCTTACGATATGCTGGGTGAGGCCGCACGAACTGAAAAAGATGCGGAACGTTATTTTAAAGCATATCAAACAGCCATTGCAGTGATCGGAAAAAATGCGCCTACTCAATCGCTGTATCAGGCACCGGGTATTTCCGTTAAATTATCAGCGCTGCACCCTCGCTATGAATTTGCTAAAAAAGAGGAAGTGGTACCTTTTTTAACGAAGCGATTAAAACAATTAACGTTAGCTGCAAAAGACAATAACATGACGTTGACTGTCGATGCCGAAGAAGCCGATCGTTTAGATATGTCGCTTGATATTATTGAAGCGGTGTTTTGTGATCAGGATTTAGCGCATTGGGAAGGATTGGGTTTGGCCGTACAGGCCTATCAAAAACGCGCGCCTTACGTTATCGATTGGCTGATTGATTTAGCGAAAAAACAACATAAACGGTGGATGGTTCGTTTAATTAAAGGGGCTTATTGGGATACGGAAATCAAGAATGCGCAAATAAAAGGCGTGCTGACTTATCCCGTTTTTACACGTAAAGCAGCAACGGATGTTTGCTTTGTCGCGTGTGCGAAAAAATTGTTGGCACACACTGCAGAAGTCTATCCTCAGTTTGCAACCCATAATGCCTATACCTTTGCGACGTTACTCGAATTGGCTGGAAAAAATCGAGATTTTGAAATGCAATGTTTACATGGTATGGGTTATACCTTGTATGATTCGATTGTTGGATCGCAACAATTTAATATTCCGTGTCGTGTTTATGCGCCGGTAGGGGAACACGAGGACTTATTGGCTTATTTGGTGAGACGTTTATTAGAAAATGGCGCAAATACGTCATTTGTAAATCGTATTGTGGATGAAAGCATTCCTATTGAAACGATGTTAGAAGATCCGGTGCGGAAATTAGCGTCCTTAAATGAAATTCCGCATCCTAAAATCCCTTTACCTCCGGCTATTTATGCGCCGGATCGCAAAAATTCTCGAGGTATTGATTTTTCAGATAGTGAAACGTGGGAGCCGCTGGCTCATCAAATAGAAATAGCCTTTAAAAAATCGTATCGTGCGGGGCCTATCCTTAAAGGCGGATTAGTTGAAGGCGAAAAAAGGCAGGCTGTTCGTAATCCGTCCAATCCAGAGGAAATTGTCGGGCATGTAAGCTTGGCGAGTGAGAAACAATTGGATCAGGCGTTAAGCAATGCTTATGCGATGAATTTTACCTGGACAAACACACCGTTAGAAACGCGCGCCGCGTCTTTAGAGCGCGCTGCTGACCGTTTCGAACAACGCTTTGGTGAATTTATGGCGTTAGTCATCAAGGAAGGTGGAAAAACACTGCCTGATGCCGTCGCTGAAGTCAGAGAAGCAATTGATTTTTGTCGTTATTATGCACTGCGTGCACGGAAAGATTTAATACCGCAGCATTTACCTGGACCGACGGGTGAAGAAAATTGGCTTCGTTTTCCGGGGCGCGGTGTGATTGCTTGTATCAGCCCTTGGAATTTTCCGTTAGCTATTTTTATCGGTCAAGTCACCGCCGCTTTAGTCGCAGGTAATACCGTTATTGCAAAACCTGCAAGTCAAACCCCATGCGTTGCGACAGAGGCTGTGAAATTATTACATGAAGTCGGTATTCCAGTGGATGCATTACAGCTTTTACCGGCCCGTGGTTCAGTCATTGGACCTAAAATAACGGATGATCCACGTATTAAAGGCATAATATTTACCGGATCGACTGAAACAGCCCGTGAAATTAATCAACGTTTAGCGCATCGTGAAGGAGGAATTTTGCCTTTCATTGCTGAAACGGGTGGGCAGAATGCGATGATCGTCGATACGTCTGCATTAAAGGAACAAGTGGTTGTTGATGTGTTAATTTCAGCGTTTGGTAGCGCAGGTCAACGCTGTTCTGCATTGCGTGTCCTGTACCTTCAAGAAGAAATGGCAGAATCGTTTATTGAAATGTTAATAGGTGCAATGGCGACACTTAAAGTGGGCGATCCCAGTCTGTTGTTTACGGATGTTGGTCCTGTGATTGATAGTGCAGCCAAAAAAACCTTACAGGAACATTTTGATAGGATGTGCAAAGAAGCGAAGTTGCTTTATCAATGCACGATACCACGTGAACTCGATCAAACCCATTTTTTTGCACCGTGCCTATTTGAATTAAAACGTTTGGATAGTTTAACACGTGAAGTTTTTGGTCCTATTTTACACGTCATTCGCTACTCGATGAACGATCGCGAAAAAGTAATTAATGAAATTAATAATACTGGGTATGGTTTAACGCTAGGTATACAAAGTCGAATTCAGCACACTGTGGAGAGCATTTCACGCAGCGTTCATGCCGGAAATCAATACGTTAACCGTTCCATGGTAGGTGCTGTGGTGGGTGTTCAACCCTTTGGCGGTGAGGGTCTTTCTGGAACAGGGCCTAAAGCCGGTGGTCCCCATTATTTACCCCGCCTTTGTTTAGAACGTTCTTTATCGATCAATACAACAGCGGCTGGAGGTAATGCTTCATTGCTTTGCCTGGAGGACTAA